The DNA window CGCTTCGGGCCCGGCCATGCCGCGGGCGTGGCAGGCGATGCAGATGCTGCAGCCTGACGATCTCGCGCTTTATGGCGGGGCGAGGAGCCTCGTCGACTGGCACGCGCGCCACCGCTTCTGCGCCAATTGCGGGTCGCCCACTGCAATCGCCAAGGGCGGCTGGCAGAGGAATTGCGGCAATTGCGGCGCGCAGCATTTTCCCCGCACCGACCCGGTCACGATCATGCTGGTCGAACACGAAGACCGACTGCTTCTGGGCCGCCAGCCGCGTTTCCCCCCGCGCATGTATTCCGCGCTCGCGGGCTTCGTCGAACCGGGCGAGACGATCGAGGAAGCGGTCGCGCGCGAGGTGCAGGAGGAAGCGGGCATCACCGTGCGCGACGTGCGCTATCTGGCGAGCCAGCCCTGGCCGTTCCCGAGCCAGCTGATGATCGGCTGCACGAGCGTTGCCGACAGTCCCGAACTCGAAATCGACCGGACCGAACTCGACGATGCGCGCTGGTTCACCCGCGAGGAACTGGAGGACGCCCGCCGCGCCGGGCCCGATGGCAACGAGACGCTCATCTTCCCGCAGAAATTCGCGATCGCCCACAGGCTCATCACATGGTGGCTCGACAGATGACCGACCGACTTACCATCGACATCTATTCCGACGTGGTCTGCCCTTGGTGCGCGATCGGATACGGCCAGCTGACGAAGGCTCTGGCGCAGCTCGAAGGAGAGATCGAGGCCGAGGTGCGCTGGCGCCCCTTCGAGCTCAATCCCGACATGCCGTCCGAAGGCGAGGAGCAGGAAACGCACCTTCAGCGCAAATACGGCCGTTCGATGGAGGAAGGCGCGGCGATGCGCGGGCGGATGAAGGAGATTGCCGCGGGCGCAGGCGTCTCGCTGTCCTATGAAGGGGAGGGGGATGCGCCGCCCGCGATGATGTGGAACACGCGCGA is part of the Erythrobacter litoralis genome and encodes:
- the nudC gene encoding NAD(+) diphosphatase — protein: MSHPAKAGSPARSIAGAPIAFAGSPIDRADHIRTDPAALGNLMNWRARVLNLDGLLPEFDDEGRLLWHTLADVGEDTELVFLGLLDDKAHFAPVPQEGASGPAMPRAWQAMQMLQPDDLALYGGARSLVDWHARHRFCANCGSPTAIAKGGWQRNCGNCGAQHFPRTDPVTIMLVEHEDRLLLGRQPRFPPRMYSALAGFVEPGETIEEAVAREVQEEAGITVRDVRYLASQPWPFPSQLMIGCTSVADSPELEIDRTELDDARWFTREELEDARRAGPDGNETLIFPQKFAIAHRLITWWLDR